One Coprobacter fastidiosus genomic window, TATCTCCCATAAATAACTTCATCCTTTTGCCAAAAACGTTATACAAGAAAAATATCATAACCGATCCTAATAGTGAAAATGCCAACATAGCATAGGCATACAATCCCGCAGAAAGAAACCAAAATCCATATACCGCAAGAGCTACACTACTCAATCCGGACGCTAAACCATCGATACCGTCGATCAAATTGATCGCATTTATAATTAAAACCGTTATAAATATCGTCAACACATAAGATACCGCCACAGGTAACTCATATATCCCGAATATTCCGTGTAAATTGTCTATATGAATATCTCCGAAAAGAAAAAAGATCGCAGCAAGAATCTGCGCCACAAATTTTTTACGAAAAGAAACACCTCGAAGGTCATCCAAAACACCGATACCGTAGATAGTTGTCAGACCACATATCAAAAACAGCATTTCGAGCAATAACGACTCCCTCAACTCCGTTGCGACACCGACTCCATTCAGCTCACGAAGCCCTAATACAAAAGCATACGAAAACATCATACAAGGTAAAAATATTATTCCACCTAAACGGGGAACTGCCCTCGTATGTGAACTCCGGCTATTCGGCACATCAAATAATCTTCTCTTTACCGAAACGAACACAAGTCTCGGTATTACCAAAAATGAAAGATAGGCAGACAACACCAAAGCCAACAATGAAAAAAGTTGTAACATACTATCAAATTTTTTTCACACACCTATTAATAATATTAAGAGTTTATCCCTATTTTTTGGTAAACAATTTTCACAGATAATAGTTTTGAGCGTGCTTCTCAAGAAATTATCTTTTCACATTATGAACTCAGGAAAAAAATACATCCTCATGTTTTTCCTAAGTACCTGTGTTCTCCTTAATCTCCTATAAAAACATAGAATAAACTCAAAAAAATGCTCCAAAATCATATATCACCTCACACCGTCGGCAAATATAAGAAAATATTTAATTTGTATTTCACAAATCTTAAAAAAATATTTTTTTAAAATATTCTTATGGACTGTTTTAAATTTTGTCCGGATCAACTCTGAAAATTTCTTTTACGAATGTTCTATTGCTTTTATAAAGCTAAAACTAACCCGAATAAAATTTAAACGACTTCTAAATATGTGCAATTTATGAATGTCAGTAAGATATTATCCGATTACGAATACTATCCCCAAATCGACAAGATACTTAGAGCCTGTTTAAATTTTCCAATAAAAAAATACGATCAGGTCATTTTTGCGTTTTCTTCCGGTCTTTTTCCCCGTTTTCACTCGTCAGATGATAGCCCGCTATCATCCTCGTAAAAACAGAAAGACATGCTCGGAAGAAATTCCCAAAACCTGACCCGAGCAAAATTTAAACAGGCTCTTACAATATTTATAGATCAAACTATTTGCCGGATAATCTGAAAAACAATTTAGAGATCAACAGTTCTGCAATTTTGTACCAATAGCGCAGACTTAATATAAATATATTAGTATATATATTATTTTCACGGCAAGCTCTTAACTGCTCTTTCATAATCAATTTGCGACTTCCCATCGATTCGGTACTTGCCCCTCCCGTACGCATCGTTACAAAATCGATAGGAAGATAATGAATGCGGATATGGTTCAAAAAAATGAATCGTAACAAAAGCTCAAAATCTGCAGCGA contains:
- a CDS encoding MraY family glycosyltransferase — encoded protein: MLQLFSLLALVLSAYLSFLVIPRLVFVSVKRRLFDVPNSRSSHTRAVPRLGGIIFLPCMMFSYAFVLGLRELNGVGVATELRESLLLEMLFLICGLTTIYGIGVLDDLRGVSFRKKFVAQILAAIFFLFGDIHIDNLHGIFGIYELPVAVSYVLTIFITVLIINAINLIDGIDGLASGLSSVALAVYGFWFLSAGLYAYAMLAFSLLGSVMIFFLYNVFGKRMKLFMGDTGSLILGYCLAFLAIRFCQLNATPEFGVVGAPIVAFSTLFIPIFDVFRVFIVRIKHGKSPFLPDKNHIHHKLLALGMSHRQAMLTLVIASSMFIILNWFLVKILGETVMFLFDIFLGLCLVYGLQRFIVDKERKLVKREVR